Proteins from one Bacteroides mediterraneensis genomic window:
- a CDS encoding efflux RND transporter permease subunit — MSRKEKTEGRPLVWSSFTLIVTFVCLSLVGLALAPLLPVKLSPSRDMPGLSVSFSMPGNSARVVETEVTSRLEGMLARVNGIRSISSTSDNGGGRIDMELDRHADIGVTRFEVSTLIRQLWTQLPEGVSYPLISTQRSDGNASRPFMTYTLNAPATPIVIQKYGEEHIKPLVAALDGVYKVELSGATPMEWRIVYDNVQLERIGVGVQDILTAIEERYGREFLGICELETARGTEWIRLVRTTEGSPEGFVPSEIAVKAADGSMVPLDRLVRVTRTEEEPTSYYRINGLNSVYLSVTASETANQLALAEKVRKVIAEAEAVMPAGYEIHTGYDATEYISKELDTIYFRTGITVLILLLFVAVITRNLRYLFLIVAGLAVNIAVAVILYYALGLEIQLYSLAGITISLNLVIDNIIVMTDHILRRRNLKAFMSVLAATLTTIGALVIIFFLDEKIRLNLQDFAAVVIVNLGISLLVALFFVPPMIEKTGLQRGKPAHPRLWVKRGAVHFTRFYRGMVVLLSRYRAVAFLLLVLGFGLPVFMLPEKIEDAEQKGAWAEWYNKIFDNTACREDIKPVVDKVLGGSLRLFAEKVYDGSYFNRDESEVVLYINATLPNGSTLEQMNVLIKKMETYLSGFKEIRQFQTSVYNARRASIQVFFRKEYGHTGFPYVLKSDVVSKSLTLGGGSWSVYGLQDQGFSNDVRESAGSFRVKMYGYNYDELGRWAEEMKKLLLSHRRIKEVTVSSEFSWWKDDYTEFYLEFDKRRMAEENLTAYDLFAVLRPVFMRDQLAGSILYDNGVEYLRLSSAQSRDYDVWAFMSVPFLVKGKQYKLSDLAVLAKGQAPKQVAKENQQYRLCLQYEYIGSSEQGKKLLEKDIETLRKRLPMGYTVESDSAYWSWGKEDHSQYFLLLIVISIIFFISAILFNSLSQPLAIIFVIPVSYIGVFLTFYLFGLNFDQGGFASFVLLCGITVNASIYILNEYNAIRRNFPGLSPLRAYTKAWNVKVIPIFLTVMSTILGFVPFMIGEKTPFWFPLAAGTIGGLVMSVIGIFIYLPVLSVSGTIRKNIRRKRK, encoded by the coding sequence ATGAGCAGGAAAGAGAAAACAGAAGGCCGGCCGCTGGTCTGGTCGTCGTTCACCCTGATAGTGACGTTCGTGTGCCTGTCGCTGGTGGGACTGGCGCTGGCGCCTCTGCTGCCGGTGAAGCTCTCGCCTTCGCGCGACATGCCGGGGCTGTCGGTGTCGTTCTCCATGCCTGGCAATTCGGCCCGGGTGGTGGAGACGGAGGTCACCAGCCGTCTGGAGGGCATGCTGGCCCGGGTGAACGGCATCCGTAGCATCAGTTCCACTTCCGACAACGGGGGCGGGCGCATCGACATGGAGCTGGACCGCCATGCGGATATCGGGGTGACCCGCTTTGAGGTGTCCACCCTTATCCGGCAGTTGTGGACGCAGCTTCCTGAAGGGGTGAGCTATCCGCTCATCTCCACGCAGCGGAGCGACGGGAACGCCTCGCGTCCTTTCATGACCTACACGCTGAACGCTCCCGCCACGCCCATCGTGATACAGAAGTATGGCGAGGAGCACATCAAGCCGCTGGTTGCGGCATTGGACGGGGTGTATAAGGTGGAGCTGAGCGGTGCCACGCCCATGGAGTGGCGCATCGTGTACGACAATGTGCAGCTGGAGCGCATCGGGGTGGGGGTACAGGATATCCTGACCGCCATTGAGGAAAGGTACGGCCGTGAGTTTCTGGGGATTTGTGAGCTGGAGACGGCCCGCGGGACGGAATGGATACGGCTGGTGCGTACCACCGAAGGCAGTCCGGAGGGGTTTGTCCCCTCGGAGATTGCGGTGAAGGCGGCCGACGGGAGCATGGTGCCGCTGGACCGGCTGGTCAGGGTGACGCGCACGGAGGAGGAGCCCACATCGTACTACCGCATCAACGGGCTGAACTCGGTGTATCTGTCCGTCACCGCCTCGGAAACGGCCAACCAGCTGGCCCTGGCGGAGAAGGTCAGGAAGGTGATAGCCGAAGCGGAGGCCGTGATGCCGGCCGGGTACGAAATCCATACGGGCTATGATGCCACGGAATACATCTCGAAGGAGCTGGACACGATTTATTTCCGTACGGGAATCACCGTGCTGATCCTGCTGCTGTTCGTGGCGGTGATTACGCGCAACCTGCGGTATCTCTTCCTGATAGTGGCCGGGCTGGCGGTGAACATTGCCGTGGCCGTCATCCTGTATTATGCGCTGGGGCTGGAAATCCAGCTTTATTCGCTGGCGGGCATCACCATCTCGCTGAACCTGGTGATAGACAACATCATCGTCATGACCGACCATATCCTGAGAAGGCGCAACCTGAAGGCGTTCATGTCGGTGCTGGCGGCCACGCTGACCACCATCGGGGCGCTGGTCATCATCTTCTTCCTCGACGAGAAGATACGCCTGAACCTGCAGGACTTTGCGGCGGTGGTGATTGTCAACCTGGGCATCTCGCTGCTGGTGGCCCTGTTCTTCGTGCCTCCGATGATAGAGAAAACCGGTCTGCAAAGGGGAAAGCCGGCGCATCCGCGGCTGTGGGTGAAGCGGGGGGCCGTGCATTTCACCCGCTTTTACCGGGGGATGGTCGTGCTGCTGAGCCGCTATCGGGCGGTCGCCTTCCTTCTGCTGGTGCTCGGTTTCGGACTTCCGGTATTCATGCTCCCGGAGAAGATAGAGGACGCGGAGCAGAAAGGAGCCTGGGCGGAGTGGTATAATAAGATTTTCGACAATACGGCCTGCCGGGAAGACATCAAGCCTGTAGTGGACAAGGTGCTGGGCGGTTCTCTCCGTCTTTTTGCCGAGAAGGTGTACGACGGCAGCTACTTCAACCGTGACGAGAGCGAGGTGGTGCTGTATATCAACGCCACCCTTCCCAACGGCAGTACGCTGGAGCAGATGAACGTGCTGATCAAGAAGATGGAGACCTACCTGAGCGGGTTCAAGGAGATACGCCAGTTCCAGACATCGGTGTACAATGCGCGCCGGGCGAGCATCCAGGTGTTCTTCAGGAAGGAGTACGGCCATACGGGCTTTCCCTACGTGCTGAAGTCGGACGTGGTGAGCAAGTCGCTGACCCTGGGCGGTGGAAGCTGGAGCGTGTACGGGCTGCAGGACCAGGGCTTCAGCAACGACGTGCGGGAGAGTGCCGGCAGCTTCCGCGTAAAGATGTACGGCTACAACTACGACGAGCTGGGCCGCTGGGCGGAGGAGATGAAGAAGCTGCTGCTTTCCCACCGCCGCATCAAGGAGGTGACCGTCAGCTCGGAGTTCTCGTGGTGGAAGGACGACTATACGGAGTTCTATCTGGAGTTTGACAAGCGCAGGATGGCGGAGGAGAACCTGACGGCCTACGACCTGTTTGCGGTGCTGCGTCCGGTATTCATGCGCGACCAGCTGGCGGGCAGCATCCTTTACGACAACGGCGTGGAGTATCTGCGGCTGTCGTCCGCCCAGAGCCGGGACTATGATGTATGGGCTTTCATGTCGGTGCCGTTCCTGGTGAAGGGCAAGCAGTACAAGCTCTCCGACCTGGCCGTGCTGGCGAAGGGGCAGGCCCCGAAACAGGTGGCCAAGGAGAACCAGCAGTACAGGCTCTGCCTGCAATATGAGTACATCGGGTCGTCGGAACAGGGCAAGAAACTGCTGGAGAAGGACATCGAGACCCTCCGGAAACGCCTTCCGATGGGGTATACCGTGGAGAGTGACAGTGCCTACTGGAGCTGGGGGAAGGAAGACCACAGCCAGTATTTCCTGCTGCTGATTGTCATTTCCATCATCTTCTTCATTTCGGCCATCCTCTTCAACTCGCTGAGCCAGCCGCTGGCCATCATCTTCGTGATTCCGGTGTCGTATATCGGGGTGTTCCTCACGTTCTATCTGTTCGGCCTGAACTTCGACCAGGGAGGTTTCGCTTCCTTCGTGCTGCTGTGCGGCATTACGGTGAACGCAAGCATCTACATCCTGAACGAGTATAATGCCATCCGCAGGAATTTTCCGGGACTGTCACCGCTGAGGGCCTATACCAAGGCCTGGAACGTGAAGGTCATTCCCATCTTCCTGACGGTGATGTCGACCATCCTCGGATTCGTGCCGTTCATGATAGGCGAGAAGACACCGTTCTGGTTCCCGCTGGCCGCCGGAACCATCGGCGGACTGGTGATGTCGGTGATCGGTATCTTTATCTATCTGCCGGTATTGAGCGTGTCGGGTACGATTCGGAAAAACATACGGAGAAAAAGGAAATAG
- the rimP gene encoding ribosome assembly cofactor RimP — MIDKNVVARIVEEWLADKSYFLVDVNVSPDDKIVVEIDHAEGVWIDDCVELSRYIESKLSREEEDYELEVGSAGIGQPFKVLQQYLAHVGCEVEVMDKSGKKWTGVLTDANEENFTLTVEVKVKPEGAKRPKLVEQNVTFTYDEIKYTKYLISFK, encoded by the coding sequence ATGATAGATAAAAACGTTGTAGCTCGGATTGTAGAGGAATGGCTGGCAGACAAAAGCTATTTCCTGGTCGACGTGAATGTGAGCCCCGATGACAAGATTGTAGTGGAAATCGACCACGCAGAGGGCGTGTGGATAGACGACTGTGTGGAATTGAGTCGTTACATCGAGTCAAAATTAAGTCGTGAAGAAGAAGATTACGAACTGGAGGTCGGTTCTGCGGGAATCGGTCAGCCGTTCAAGGTCCTGCAGCAGTATCTGGCCCATGTGGGATGCGAGGTCGAAGTGATGGACAAGTCCGGCAAGAAATGGACCGGCGTGCTGACGGATGCCAATGAAGAGAACTTTACCCTTACGGTAGAGGTGAAGGTAAAACCGGAAGGAGCCAAACGCCCGAAGCTGGTGGAACAGAATGTAACTTTTACGTATGATGAGATAAAATACACCAAATACTTAATTAGCTTTAAATAA
- the nusA gene encoding transcription termination factor NusA: protein MAKKEETVSLIDTFSEFKELKNIDRTTMVSVLEESFRSVIAKMFGTDENYDVIVNPDKGDFEIWRNREVVADDELTNPNLQITLSEARKIDASYEVGEEVTDEVIFEKFGRRAILNLRQTLASKILELEKDSLYNKYIDKVGTVISAEVYQIWKKEILLLDDEGNELLLPKTEQIPSDFYRKGETARAVVARVDNKNNNPKIILSRTSPVFLQRLFEQEVPEINDGLITIKKIARIPGERAKIAVESYDERIDPVGACVGVKGSRIHGIVRELRNENIDVINYTSNTQLFIQRALSPAKVSSIVMHEDEKRAEVYLKPEEVSLAIGKGGLNIKLASMLTEYTIDVYRELGEDAGTDEDIYLDEFKDEIDEWVINAIKGIGIDTAKGVLNAPREMLIEKADLEENTVDDVLRILKAEFEE, encoded by the coding sequence ATGGCCAAAAAAGAAGAAACAGTCAGCTTGATTGACACATTCTCGGAATTTAAGGAGTTGAAGAATATTGACCGCACCACCATGGTGAGCGTGTTGGAAGAATCATTCCGCAGCGTGATTGCGAAGATGTTCGGTACAGATGAAAACTATGATGTGATTGTAAATCCGGATAAGGGGGACTTTGAAATCTGGCGTAACCGTGAAGTGGTGGCAGATGACGAACTGACGAATCCCAACCTGCAGATTACTCTGTCGGAAGCACGTAAGATTGATGCATCATACGAGGTGGGTGAGGAAGTGACCGATGAAGTGATTTTTGAGAAATTCGGCCGCCGCGCGATTCTGAATCTTCGCCAGACACTGGCTTCGAAGATTCTGGAACTGGAAAAAGACAGCTTGTACAACAAATATATTGATAAAGTGGGTACCGTCATCAGTGCGGAAGTTTATCAGATATGGAAGAAGGAAATCCTGTTGCTGGACGATGAAGGTAACGAACTGCTGTTGCCGAAGACAGAACAGATTCCGAGCGATTTTTATCGGAAGGGAGAAACAGCCCGTGCTGTGGTAGCCCGTGTGGACAACAAGAACAACAATCCGAAGATTATTTTGAGCCGTACTTCTCCGGTGTTCCTGCAGCGCTTGTTCGAACAGGAAGTACCTGAAATCAACGACGGGCTGATTACCATCAAGAAAATTGCCCGTATCCCGGGTGAACGTGCCAAGATTGCCGTAGAGTCATACGACGAACGGATTGATCCGGTAGGTGCTTGTGTAGGTGTGAAGGGTTCCCGTATTCATGGTATCGTCCGTGAACTGCGTAACGAAAATATCGATGTCATTAACTATACATCCAATACGCAGCTGTTTATCCAGCGTGCCTTGAGCCCGGCTAAAGTTTCTTCCATCGTTATGCACGAGGATGAAAAGAGAGCTGAAGTTTATCTGAAGCCGGAAGAAGTGTCTTTGGCCATTGGTAAAGGCGGATTGAACATCAAGTTGGCCAGCATGCTGACAGAATACACGATTGACGTATATCGTGAACTGGGCGAGGATGCAGGTACCGACGAGGATATCTACTTGGATGAGTTCAAGGATGAAATCGATGAGTGGGTTATCAATGCCATCAAGGGTATCGGCATCGATACAGCGAAGGGGGTATTGAATGCTCCGCGTGAGATGTTGATTGAAAAGGCAGACCTGGAAGAAAATACGGTGGACGATGTCCTGAGAATTTTAAAAGCAGAGTTTGAGGAATAA
- the infB gene encoding translation initiation factor IF-2 has translation MTIRLNKVTRDLNVGITTVVDFLQKKGYTVEANPNTKITEEQYAVLVKEFSKDKDLKIESEKIIQERQNKDRNKASVSIEDIHPELKKTEVIETVVPDDVRPKFKPVGKIDLDTLKRKKKPAVVEPAEVPAAQEGPAKPEPENKEPEVEKVEKVETVEVSTPQQPQQVEKEETKQPEIKAEELKSAPMEEEKKQQSVQENKEDEVFKIRPTEFKSKINVVGQIDLAALNQSTRPKKKSKEEKKKEREEKDKLRQEQRKQMKDAIIKEIRKSDDKTDKGGLNDEASKKKKRNRINKERVDINNASANVGGAPRNEKGGKSNQNQSQGGKHNKDRFKKPVVKQEVSDEDVAKQVKETLARLTNKGKNKAAKYRKEKRENIQNRQLEQEELEQEESKVLKLTEFVTANELANMMDVPVTQVISTCMSVGIMVSINQRLDAETINLVAEEFGFKTEYVSAEVAQAVEEEADAEEDLQPRAPIVTVMGHVDHGKTSLLDYIRKANVIAGEAGGITQHIGAYNVKLEDGRRITFLDTPGHEAFTAMRARGAKVTDVVIIIVAADDNVMPQTKEAINHAMAAGVPIVFAINKIDKPNANPDRIKEELAAMNFLVEEWGGKYQSQDISAKKGTGVHELLEKVLLEAEMLDLKANPNRKATGSIIESSLDKGRGYVATVLVSNGTLHVGDIVLAGTSYGKVKAMFNERNQRMKEAGPSEPVLILGLNGAPAAGDTFHVFDTDQEAREIANKREQLQREQGLRTQKMLTLDEVGRRLALGDFHELNVIVKGDVDGSVEALSDSLIKLSTEQIQVNVIHKGVGQISESDVSLAAASNAIIVGFQVRPSGNAAKLAEQEGVDIRKYSIIYDAIEEVKSAMEGMLAPTLKEQVTATIEVREVFNISKVGMVAGAVVKTGKVKRSDKARLIRDGIVIFTGSINALKRFKDDVKEVGTNFECGISLTNCNDLKVGDVIETYEEVEVKQTL, from the coding sequence ATGACTATAAGATTGAATAAAGTAACAAGAGATTTGAATGTCGGAATAACCACGGTGGTAGACTTTTTGCAGAAAAAAGGCTATACGGTCGAGGCTAATCCAAATACCAAAATTACCGAGGAACAGTATGCTGTGCTGGTGAAAGAGTTCAGCAAGGACAAAGATTTGAAAATAGAGTCGGAGAAAATTATTCAGGAGCGGCAAAATAAAGACCGAAACAAGGCTTCTGTTTCTATCGAAGATATCCACCCGGAACTGAAAAAAACGGAGGTGATAGAGACAGTGGTTCCGGATGATGTGCGCCCTAAATTCAAGCCTGTAGGAAAGATAGACTTGGATACCCTGAAGAGAAAAAAGAAACCGGCTGTGGTTGAGCCTGCTGAAGTTCCTGCCGCGCAGGAAGGGCCAGCTAAGCCAGAACCTGAAAATAAAGAACCTGAGGTAGAGAAAGTGGAAAAGGTGGAAACGGTGGAAGTTTCTACCCCCCAGCAACCTCAGCAAGTAGAAAAAGAAGAAACGAAACAGCCGGAGATAAAGGCAGAAGAATTGAAATCAGCGCCGATGGAAGAAGAAAAAAAACAACAATCCGTTCAGGAAAATAAAGAAGACGAAGTTTTTAAAATTCGCCCGACAGAATTTAAATCAAAGATTAATGTAGTAGGCCAAATCGATTTGGCTGCATTGAACCAGTCAACCCGCCCGAAGAAGAAATCGAAGGAGGAGAAGAAGAAAGAGAGAGAGGAAAAGGATAAGTTGCGCCAGGAACAGCGCAAGCAAATGAAAGATGCCATTATCAAGGAAATCCGGAAAAGTGATGATAAAACAGACAAGGGTGGCCTGAACGATGAGGCTTCGAAAAAGAAAAAACGTAACCGGATCAACAAGGAACGTGTAGACATCAACAATGCTTCGGCCAATGTAGGTGGTGCTCCACGCAATGAGAAGGGTGGCAAGTCGAACCAGAACCAGTCACAAGGCGGAAAGCATAACAAGGACCGTTTCAAGAAACCGGTGGTAAAACAGGAGGTCAGCGATGAGGATGTAGCTAAACAGGTGAAGGAAACGCTTGCCCGCCTGACCAACAAAGGAAAGAACAAGGCTGCCAAGTACCGTAAGGAAAAACGTGAGAATATCCAGAACCGCCAGCTGGAACAGGAAGAACTGGAACAGGAAGAAAGCAAGGTATTGAAGCTGACGGAATTCGTGACGGCCAACGAGCTGGCCAATATGATGGACGTACCTGTTACGCAAGTTATCTCTACTTGTATGAGCGTGGGTATCATGGTGTCTATCAACCAGCGTCTGGATGCGGAAACCATCAACCTGGTAGCCGAAGAATTTGGATTTAAGACAGAATATGTGAGCGCCGAAGTGGCACAGGCCGTAGAAGAAGAGGCCGATGCCGAAGAAGACTTGCAGCCGCGTGCACCGATTGTGACGGTGATGGGACATGTAGACCACGGTAAGACTTCTTTGCTGGACTACATCCGTAAGGCGAATGTAATTGCCGGTGAAGCCGGTGGTATTACCCAGCATATCGGTGCCTATAACGTGAAACTGGAAGACGGACGTCGTATCACTTTCTTGGATACGCCGGGACACGAAGCCTTTACGGCCATGCGTGCCCGTGGTGCGAAGGTGACCGACGTGGTAATCATTATCGTAGCTGCCGATGACAACGTGATGCCGCAGACCAAAGAGGCCATCAACCATGCCATGGCGGCAGGTGTGCCTATCGTGTTTGCCATCAATAAGATTGATAAGCCGAATGCCAATCCGGACCGAATCAAGGAAGAACTGGCTGCCATGAACTTCCTGGTGGAAGAATGGGGTGGAAAGTACCAGTCACAGGATATCTCGGCAAAGAAGGGTACGGGTGTACACGAATTGCTGGAAAAAGTGTTGCTGGAAGCCGAAATGCTGGATTTGAAAGCTAATCCGAACCGGAAGGCTACAGGTTCCATCATTGAATCTTCTTTGGACAAGGGACGTGGCTATGTGGCTACTGTGCTGGTTTCCAACGGGACCTTGCATGTAGGCGATATTGTGCTGGCCGGAACTTCATACGGTAAGGTAAAGGCGATGTTCAACGAACGTAACCAGCGCATGAAAGAAGCCGGTCCTTCTGAACCGGTGCTGATTCTGGGATTGAACGGTGCGCCGGCTGCGGGTGATACATTCCATGTGTTTGACACAGACCAGGAAGCCCGTGAGATTGCGAACAAGCGTGAACAGTTGCAGCGTGAACAGGGCTTACGTACCCAGAAGATGCTGACTCTTGACGAAGTGGGCCGCCGTCTGGCACTGGGTGATTTCCACGAGCTGAATGTCATTGTGAAAGGTGACGTGGACGGTTCTGTAGAAGCCTTGAGCGATTCGTTGATCAAACTGTCTACTGAACAGATTCAGGTGAATGTCATCCACAAAGGCGTGGGACAGATTTCCGAATCGGATGTGTCATTGGCTGCCGCTTCCAATGCCATTATCGTAGGCTTCCAGGTTCGTCCGTCAGGAAATGCCGCGAAACTGGCTGAACAGGAAGGTGTGGATATCCGCAAGTATTCTATTATTTACGATGCGATTGAAGAAGTGAAGTCGGCCATGGAAGGTATGTTGGCTCCGACCTTGAAAGAACAGGTGACTGCTACTATCGAAGTACGCGAAGTGTTCAATATCAGTAAGGTGGGTATGGTAGCTGGTGCGGTAGTAAAGACCGGTAAGGTGAAACGTAGCGACAAAGCCCGTTTGATTCGCGACGGTATCGTCATCTTTACGGGTTCAATCAATGCCCTGAAACGTTTCAAGGACGATGTGAAGGAAGTGGGTACCAACTTTGAATGCGGTATCAGCTTGACGAACTGCAATGACCTGAAGGTAGGTGACGTGATTGAAACATACGAAGAAGTGGAAGTAAAGCAGACATTGTAA
- a CDS encoding CvpA family protein yields the protein METLDWIIVAVLAMGAISGFMKGFFKQLASIVGLVAGLLVARALFASLGEQLAVKVGTSVTFGQILAFLLIGLVVPLVLSLFASALTRIVDWARLGFVNRWLGAVLGGLKYALIVSLVIHFIDFADSKDNLIHSTTKRSSLLYYPIKDFSGFFYPVIENLREKFIETDNNQI from the coding sequence ATGGAGACACTTGACTGGATAATAGTAGCGGTACTGGCAATGGGAGCTATTTCAGGTTTCATGAAGGGCTTCTTCAAACAGCTGGCTTCCATTGTGGGGCTGGTGGCCGGATTGCTGGTGGCACGTGCCTTGTTTGCCAGCTTGGGCGAACAGTTGGCAGTGAAGGTTGGAACGTCCGTGACTTTCGGGCAGATATTGGCCTTCCTGCTGATTGGGTTGGTGGTGCCGCTGGTGTTGTCTCTGTTTGCTTCGGCATTGACCAGGATAGTGGATTGGGCAAGGCTGGGTTTTGTCAACCGCTGGCTGGGAGCCGTACTTGGGGGGCTTAAATATGCCCTGATAGTCAGCCTGGTCATTCATTTTATCGATTTTGCAGACTCTAAAGATAACTTAATACATTCAACCACTAAAAGGAGTTCGTTGTTATATTATCCGATAAAGGATTTTTCGGGCTTCTTTTATCCGGTGATAGAAAACCTAAGAGAGAAATTTATAGAAACAGATAATAATCAGATTTGA
- the sufB gene encoding Fe-S cluster assembly protein SufB, with product MQLEPNKYVKELTQEKYKYGFTTDVHTDIIEKGLNEEVVRLISSKKGEPDWLLEFRLKAFRYWQTLEMPTWAHLNIPEIDYQAISYYADPTKKKDGPKSLDEVDPELLKTFDKLGIPLEERMALSGMAVDAVMDSVSVKTTFKETLMEKGIIFCSISEAVREHPDLVKKYLGSVVGYRDNFFAALNSAVFSDGSFVYIPKGVRCPMELSTYFRINAANTGQFERTLIVADDDSYVSYLEGCTAPMRDENQLHAAIVEIVVLDRAEVKYSTVQNWYPGDAEGKGGVYNFVTKRGNCKGVDSKLSWTQVETGSAITWKYPSCILSGDNSTAEFYSVAVTNNYQQADTGTKMIHLGKNTRSTIVSKGISAGKSQNSYRGLVRVSEKADNARNYSQCDSLLLGSQCGAHTFPYMDIHNETAVVEHEATTSKISEDQIFYCNQRGISTEDAVGLIVNGYAKEVLNKLPMEFAVEAQKLLSVSLEGSVG from the coding sequence ATGCAATTAGAACCCAACAAATATGTGAAGGAACTGACGCAGGAGAAGTACAAATATGGCTTCACTACGGACGTACACACAGATATCATAGAGAAGGGACTGAATGAGGAGGTCGTGCGGCTGATTTCTTCCAAAAAGGGAGAGCCAGACTGGCTGCTGGAGTTCCGATTGAAGGCGTTCCGCTACTGGCAGACGCTGGAAATGCCTACATGGGCACATTTGAATATTCCGGAGATAGATTATCAGGCCATTTCATATTATGCAGACCCGACGAAGAAGAAAGACGGGCCCAAAAGCTTGGATGAAGTGGACCCGGAACTGTTGAAGACTTTCGACAAACTGGGTATTCCGTTGGAGGAACGGATGGCCCTGAGCGGTATGGCCGTGGATGCGGTCATGGACTCGGTGTCTGTAAAGACCACTTTTAAGGAAACGCTGATGGAAAAAGGCATTATTTTCTGCTCTATCAGTGAAGCGGTGCGTGAACACCCGGATTTGGTGAAGAAATATCTGGGCTCGGTGGTGGGCTATCGGGATAACTTTTTTGCCGCATTGAATTCGGCGGTGTTCAGTGACGGGTCGTTTGTGTACATCCCGAAAGGAGTACGTTGTCCGATGGAGCTGTCTACTTATTTCCGTATCAATGCAGCCAATACGGGGCAGTTTGAACGCACCCTGATTGTAGCCGACGACGACAGTTACGTGTCCTATCTGGAAGGCTGTACGGCGCCGATGCGTGACGAAAACCAGCTCCATGCCGCTATCGTGGAGATTGTGGTGCTCGACCGTGCGGAAGTGAAATATTCTACGGTGCAGAACTGGTATCCGGGAGATGCGGAAGGCAAGGGAGGTGTGTATAACTTTGTGACCAAGCGAGGCAACTGCAAAGGGGTAGACAGCAAACTTTCCTGGACGCAGGTGGAAACGGGTTCTGCCATTACGTGGAAATATCCGAGCTGTATCTTAAGCGGGGATAATTCTACGGCAGAGTTCTATTCCGTGGCCGTGACCAATAACTATCAGCAGGCCGATACGGGTACCAAGATGATTCACTTGGGCAAGAATACCCGTTCTACGATTGTGAGCAAGGGTATCAGTGCCGGAAAGAGCCAGAATTCTTACCGGGGACTGGTGCGTGTGTCGGAAAAGGCGGACAACGCCAGAAACTACAGTCAGTGTGATTCTTTGCTGCTGGGTAGTCAGTGCGGGGCACATACTTTCCCTTATATGGATATTCACAATGAGACGGCAGTAGTGGAACATGAGGCAACTACTTCGAAGATTTCGGAAGACCAGATTTTCTATTGCAACCAGCGAGGAATCTCTACCGAGGATGCCGTGGGGCTGATTGTGAACGGCTATGCAAAGGAAGTGCTCAATAAATTGCCGATGGAGTTTGCTGTAGAGGCGCAGAAATTGCTGTCTGTATCGTTGGAAGGCAGTGTGGGATAA
- the sufC gene encoding Fe-S cluster assembly ATPase SufC, giving the protein MLEIKNLHASINGKEILKGINLTVKSGEVHAIMGPNGSGKSTLSNVLVGHPAYEVTKGSVTFDGKDLLALTPADRSHEGLFLSFQYPVEIPGVSMVNFMRAAVNEQRKYKGLPALTASEFLKLMRQKREIVELDSKLANRSVNEGFSGGEKKRNEIFQMAMLEPKLSILDETDSGLDIDALRIVAEGVNKLKTPETSCIVITHYQRLLDYIKPDIVHVLYKGRIVKTAGPELALELEEKGYDWIKKELGE; this is encoded by the coding sequence ATGTTAGAGATAAAGAATTTACATGCCAGCATCAATGGCAAAGAGATATTGAAAGGAATTAACCTGACCGTGAAGTCGGGAGAAGTTCATGCGATTATGGGACCGAACGGTTCAGGAAAGAGTACGTTGAGCAATGTTCTGGTGGGACATCCGGCTTACGAAGTTACAAAAGGTTCGGTGACTTTCGACGGCAAGGATTTGCTGGCCTTGACTCCGGCCGACCGCAGCCACGAAGGATTGTTCCTGTCGTTCCAGTATCCGGTGGAGATTCCGGGTGTCAGCATGGTGAACTTCATGCGTGCGGCAGTCAATGAGCAGCGAAAGTACAAGGGACTTCCGGCACTGACTGCCAGCGAGTTCCTGAAACTGATGCGTCAGAAAAGAGAAATTGTAGAACTGGACAGCAAGCTGGCCAACCGTTCCGTGAATGAAGGTTTCTCAGGTGGAGAGAAGAAGCGGAATGAGATTTTCCAGATGGCCATGCTGGAGCCGAAGCTGAGCATTCTGGATGAAACGGACTCCGGATTGGACATCGACGCTCTGCGCATTGTGGCTGAAGGAGTGAACAAGTTGAAAACTCCGGAAACCAGCTGCATCGTGATTACGCACTATCAGCGTCTGCTCGACTACATCAAGCCGGATATCGTGCATGTGCTTTACAAAGGCCGTATCGTGAAAACGGCAGGTCCTGAACTGGCACTGGAACTGGAAGAAAAAGGTTACGATTGGATTAAGAAAGAACTGGGAGAATAA